ctttgcagacCCCTGCACGCAGATTGAAAGAAGATACCAGCACTGGACATGCAGAGTCTCCTGCCACCATTGTTGTAGGAAAGGCCTATGTTAGGGCTGCTCAGCGTGTGGGTGCTGCACCTAAAGTAGTGCACAACATCGCTCTGTTCAAGAAAGATATGAAAATGGACGAGGATCTTACAGGTGTGCTGTATTTTCAATTtagctttgattttttttaacttaggTTTTTATGTATATCTAATCTCTCTacgccccccccccacccaccccccccgCAGGAGTTGCAGATATATTCAAAACCCCGGCTAGACGCAAGAGCAAAAGAGGTGTTGACTGTAATGACCCCCCAGAAACCCCTCTTTCTGGTAGTTCTTTGACTGAAATGTCTGTGATGAACACTCCGGAGGAATCTGGTAAGTGTTGGGTTTGAGATTTAAATGgttgttaaatgtttttaaataatgtagtaaagTATATTGTTGCACCAAACTAGTAATGTAAGATTGTAGTTTGTGTATGTGTTAATTTttgtcatataaaaaatataattatattattaattatattttatattagttcaACTGGACTATTATGCTCTCTAATGACATGTTCTGTTTGGCAGTTTACAGTGTTCTTTAAGTATtgatatacataatataaatgtatgtgcATTAAGGATATTAGAGCATTTATCATAGCCATATTACTGCTTGTTTATAAAGTCCTAAAACCAAAGTACTAAAGGTACAAGTGCTTTGAATTTGTATATTATCTTGCATATCCATAAAAATAAATTGACAACTGTCTTTGTGCAAATATTAGCTGAAAGCCATACACCTCTTAAAGTAAACTTCTTctatatatgtgaatatatagAATGTAAAATAACTAGACATGTTGCCTGATGTCTGAGAGAATGTTTCTCTTTAATTTCACAAGCAATGTTGCTTTGTCTTTAGTTATGAAGTTGTTACTCATTTTCACTTCATTTCTATTATAGGTGAAATGCTCGTGTCTCCCATGAGTGTTGCTCGTACTACTGATCTGGGGTATTACAACAGTGAAGCTGTAACTCGACTGCTCCAGGACAACCAGGGTGCCGATTTGGATGGTTCTCAAGTAAATGACCCCAAGAATGAGGTTGCAGAGCCTCAGACAGTGGTCGAAACACCACGTCTAGAGCCAGCACCATCTGAATGCCTGACTGGAATCAAGAAGCTTATGAGAACTCCCAAGCAAAAAGCTGAACCTATACATGACCTGAGAGGGAAGTTACTGAAGACACCCAAGGAGCCAAAACAAACACTGGAAGAAAATTATGAAGGTGTTAAAGAGCTTCTTAAAACACCCAAACAAAAGGGAACCCCTGTGAAAGACCTGGCTGGGTTAAAGCGGTTAATGAGAACTCCGGAAGTGACTAGCAGTCCAGTTTTATGTGCTACAGGCCTAAAGAATCTTATGAAGACTCCCAAGGACAGTACAGAACAAGAGGATGACCTTACTGGAGTAAAACAGTTAATGAAGACCCCCAGATTAAAGGGAGCACCAGTAGAAAATGCATTTGGAGTGAAGAGATTAATGAAGACCCCCAAACAAAAAGGAAAGCCTGTGGAAGAAGACCTGACCGGCATTCAGCAGATGATGAAGACTCCCAAACAGAAGAGTACACCTGTTGAAGACCTGACCGGCATTCAGCAGATGATGAAGACTCCTAAGCAGATGAGTACACCTGTTGTGGAGGCCCTGGCTGTTGTTGCAGAGCAAGACCATGATCTTTTTGAAGTAAAACAGTTAGTGAAGACCCCCAGATTAAAGGGAGCACCAGTAGAAAATGCATTTGGATTGAAGAGATTAATGAAGACCCCCAAACAAAAAGGAAAGCCTGTGGAAGAAGACCTGACCGGCATTCAGCAGATGATGAAGACTCCCAAACAGATGAGTACACCTGTTGAAGACCTGACCGGCATTCAGCAGATGATGAAGACTCCTAAGCAGATGAGTACACCTGTTGTGGAGGCCCTGGCTGTTGTTGCAGAGCAAGACCATGATCTTTCTGAAGTAAAACAGTTAGTGAAGACCCCCAGATTAAAGGGAGCACCAGTAGAAAATGCATTTGGATTGAAGAGATTAATGAAGACCCCCAAACCAAAAGGAAAGCCTGTGGAAGAAGACCTGACTGGCATTCAGCAGATGATGAAGACTCCGAAACAGCAGAGTACACCTGTTGAAGATCTGACTGGTGTAAAGAGGTTGCTTCGGACGCCAAAAGAGAAACGGGAGCCTGTTGAAAATGGCAAACAGCGAGGAGCTGAAGTGGTGGAGGATTTCACTGGACTTGCAGAGCTTGTTCAAGAACCTATTGTTGATGCTGAGATTGCAGAAAGTGACCAAATTGAATCAGCTGAGGTATGTACAGTTGTTCCAATGCTTTGTCCTTTTTTATGCATTGTGTGAACTGCTTTAATTAGAGTATTCATGCTTGTTTTTTCAGATGGATGCTCCTGTGACTTCTGCAACTACTGAAGGTAAGTTAATGCTAGGTAAAGGCATTGTTAATGAGGTGGGGATGTCCTGACGTGTTTCATGAATCAGATTTTTCCTTGTTTCATTTAAAGATGCCACTGAAGAATCTGAAGACAAAGAAAACATCTGTCCTGTTGAGAGCATGAACAATAAAATCGAAGCAGCTGTTTCTATCCAGAACATTCCCCTGGGCAAAGAAGCAACATTCACTCCTGGAAGAAAATCTGGACAAGAGAAAGCAGAGTTTACCTCAGGTGAAGTGGCATTGTGTAGTGATGTCCAAGAATGTGCTCCTGAAGCTGTTGTGGAAGCTGCTTCTTGTTTGCCTACTCTTGAAGGAGAGGAAAAAGCTGAATTGACCTCATCTCCTAAAAAGCCGCGTGGTCGTCGTGCAAAAGCTGCACAGGACTCTTTGGAGAAAAATGAGCATGCTCCAACTGTGGAGGCTGTTCCTCCAGTCTCTGCCCCCATGAAAGGTAGGAGAGGCAAGGTGTTCATTGAATTACATGAGCCTGTCTCCGTGCCAAGTCCTGTTAGAAAATCTGCTAGAGGAAGAACTCCAAAGACCCAGTCAGAGGACAAGGAGGCTAATCAAGCACAGGCTGTGGAAACATCTCAAGATGTTGAGCAAATGCCTGAGTGCCCACCTCCAACAGTTAAACCCAAGAGAGGAAGGAAGGCTGAACAAAATGCTGTTGAGGTAGAGGCAGTAAATACTGTTGCTGATTTAGAAGCTACCAAATCTTTAGTAGAAGCAGTCCCTGTAAAAGCTAAAAGGGGACGAGGAGCTAAGCCTGAAGTCGAGAACCCACTTGTCATTTCTGCCTCACAAGAAGTACAAGAACTCAGTTTGCCCAAAGATGCAGATGAAAATATAAATGTTGTTGTGGAATTGGCAGCACCTGAACCTTTAGTAAAGCCCAAGGTCTCTGCTGCAAAAGTTAAAAGGGGGAGAAGAGCAAAACAGGAGCTGGAGAATCCACCAATTATCCCTGTGTCACATGAGCTGGCTGCACCTGAAGTTACTGTTGAGGAGAAGGATATTGCAATGGtaaatactgttgctgaatctgaAGCTACTGAAACTTCTGCAATTCCAGAGGTCTCCTTGAAGTCGCCAGTCCCTGTTGTGAAGGCTAAAAGGGGACGAAGAGCTAAACAGGAACTAGAGAATCCACCAGTTGTGCCTGAAGTTGCAGTTGAGGAAAAGGATGTTGTTGCTGAATCAGAACCTTCTGTGATCCCAGAGGTCTCCTTAATGTCACCAATCCCTGCAGTCAAAGCTAAAAGAGGACGAAGAGCTAAACAGGACCTGGAGAATCCACCTGTCCTAGCTGTTGCACATGAGCTGACTGTGCCTGAAACTGCAGTTGAGAATGAATCTGTTCCACCAGAGAGTGTTGAGCTTCAGACTTCTGTCGAAACTGATGTTGTTAAAACTAGTGCAAGAACACGGAGAGGTAGGACAACAAAGAAGGAAACTGCTGAACCCTCTTCAACTGCAGTGGAGGTAGATGTTACAAGTTCTGATTCTCTAGTGGTGGCTGATGAACTACCACAAATGCATGTGGTGAAGCCAGGACGTGGAAGGAGAGCCCCTCTAAAGGCTCAGCCAAGGGAGGATGCTGATGACCAACCAGCTGCTGCAGAAACAAGTCCAGCAGTCACAGAGACTGAGGAACATGTGGAAACTGTGGTGAAAAATGTCAGAGGATCAAAGAGGACAAAGCAGCCAAAATCATCTCAGGTTTTAGAAGATGCTCAGGAAAAGGTTGAAGATCATTCTGAAGTTGACCACGATGCTGATAAACAAACTGAGGCACCGGTCAATAAATCAGTGCGAGGAAAAAGAACTGCTGTTATCAGGGATGAACCAGAAGGTCTAGTTAAAAGAGGACGACgtggtgctgctgcttcttctgctgAAGTGCCAAAACCTGTTGGCAAGCCTACTCGTGGCAGAAGAGCTGCTTTAAAAACTGAGCAAAAAGTTTCAGAAGTTGCCACTGCAGTTGATGAACCAGTCAAAGAGGCCAGTAATCTACCAGAGCCCAAGTCTGATGACCTTGCAACTTCCCAAGCAAGTTCTGAGGAAACTGTGTGTGATGTTGAGACCAGCGAGGCACCAGCTAAGCGAGGAAGAGGGAGATATGCCAAAAAAGGAAAGGTTGTAGCCAAAGGTACTTCTGTCAAAGCAGATGACACTTCAGCCACTGAGGAAGCTGATgtggaaaataaaaagaaagcctCCAGGAAGGCAGTCAGTTGGAATTCTGATCTGGTGGCCTCAAAGAACATTGAGACCGTGGAGCCTCCAGCAGCTGAAGATGTGCCTCAGCAGAAGTCCTCCAGAAAGAAAGCTGAACCTGCAGCTAAGGCTTCTACTGATGATGTACCCGTCTCTGACACCAAGCAGTCTGCAGAACCGCCAGCCAAAGGCCGCAAAGGTAGAATGGTTAAAAAGCCAGAAGAACAACCTGCAGAAAAGTCTGAGCCAGCTCCTGTAGAAAATGTGCCAGCGGTCAGGAGAGGAAGAGCAGGCGCTTCATTAGACTCCAAGCAAGATGAAGTGGCAGCTGTTCTTAAAAGGGGAAGCAAAAGAAAAGAGCTTGATGTTTCTGATGAAGCAACCACACTGGAGTCATTGTCCAAGAGAAGGAAAGGCCAAGCTGATGGTGCTGAAGCTCAGAAAGAAGTGGCTGTAGTTGGCAGAGGAAGAAGGGCAGCTGCTAAGGAGGCCATAGAAGAAACCCCTGAGGTTGAAAAGGAACAAAGTGAATCTGCATCAAAAAATTCTGACAACAAACCTGTAAGGGGCAAACGAAAGGCAGCTCAGGAAGTAGATTCCATCTCTGCAACATCTGAAGAGCCCGTCTCAGGTGAGAAACTATTACTTTCaacagttttaagttttattcatGCGCTCAGGTCTCATTCTAGTTATCTTGTATAAAACCACCTTCTCCTTCACTTTTGAATTTATACTCAATcagattttaaacattttaattgcgTTCCTAAATTGGGTacttttacctttcttttaaGCCAAGATGTAATTTGAATATTTTGTATGGATTGTGCAGTCAGCAATTGCCCTGTATTGAAGATTAAATCAACTATTAAATATGATTGATACATTGATTTATATAGCCTTCTCATCTGTTTTGATTATATTTAAAAAGGATAAGGTTTACACaagtttaaacagttttaaaacaacTAGGCTGtaactttgttattttttttttcttcattcacTAATTGTAGTATCAGAATATGCCCAGCATAACCAGGtgaattttctgtatttatttctttatttattttaaacacagaAACCTCCAGTCGACGAGGAGCCAGAGTCCAGAAGAAAACTGAGATTGAGGTTTCTTCAGCTCCTGTGCGGCGAACAAGGAGAaaatgatctgctggtgttgatcagtTGTAAATATTCAAAAGCAAGAATCAGTTTTTTATATATCAGGACCCATCAATTATGATAGCACTCTCTCTTTGTtcattaatatgtttttattgttaaacagtgttttattgtttttaaaaagacgtgAATATAATTTttcaaaatattcattttttagGGTTTAAAGGACTGGAAAATGTATGCCCTTTTTGGTCAGTAAAACCTTGCTGTTTTTCTACTTTTGCTTGATGATTCAAAGTGACCATATTCTATGCTATAGGTTTTAGGTTGTGTCCGGTGtttgttaaaagaaaaaataaacaatttgtgGGTTAGTAAACAATTGTTCTTCCGAATTGTCACCAAACTTTACtcttaaaaatgtcttaatgCATCTTAATCTTTTGATTTAATCTTTGGAGAACAAGGTTTACATCAATAAAATCCATCTCAATCCCTCAGTGTTGGtcttgtttattaaaatgttttgtttggtAAAAATTTGGTAAAGGTTCTTGAGGTCTGAATGTCTTTTATTGGTGCTAAATcattttcatatatttaattGCAATACTTGTGGGGTATTTATTTCTTATGTCTCACATAcgcacacagctgatggcatgtCTGGAATATGGAGCCACAATAGTGTTTTTCTTCTAATAAAGTTCTAAGTTAAACTCAGTCACTCAACACAGTAACttattttaaaagctttaaatataTCCTGAAAGTTTGACCATACTACATTATCACTGCTCCTCTCCCAAAAGTACAGGCACcattaaacaaaaaagaaattattttaattatgaattatcacagaatattgtggTGATTAGTATAATTTTAAATGATTAACAcccctaatataaatataatttagccAGTCTCACACGGAttctgttatttatattttaatacccATTAATATAAGTGTAATAAAATCTGGAAGGCCCCATGGTTTATGCATAAGTGCATTGTTTGCTATTTACActgatgtttttaatgtttttgactCAAGTTcatttaaaatgccttaaatatatattttccattaCTATGTTGAGCCACCTATTATACAATATGAgacttttacaaacatttttgaataattcaaaattatttattacatCGATATGGTCAAATTTAAAGAAATTATCCTAAATCTCTGGTGGTGCTGAGTATGAAGGACCAAAACTaccaaaattataaataaataaatatataacttcAGAAATTAACTAAGAAAAAATTGGTATAAAATCAGTAATAAATGGATACATTCATACATTAATtgtataaagaaataaatacagcAACTAGAGTATTTGTATTTGTAGACGTTATTCTTTTcatttctgcattttatatattcctctattaaattatttcaatatttatttatattttatattaattcttattatttattttttataaccatattacttttattaaataatttacttacgtttgtatgtatttatttttagatttaaaaaaataaatcgtAAATCTTAGGCAGGTCTGGTGGCAGGTCCGCTGAAGCAGTAACGTTAACTTAGTAGGGGGGAACTGAAAGGCGGTGGTTGAAGTTTCCGGTGTTGTTTAATGCTGCGGGACCGAGCCTCGCTCTGTGGAGGGAGATTTAACTtgtgcttagcttagcttagcattccTCACTCTCGAGCAGCAGCGTTTCCAGCAGGATGGAGACGAGTGAAGACATCAGGACCACGCCGAGGGGCTTCTACTGCAAACTGTGCAGCATTCACACCCCTAACCGTGAGTCCGGGGGAGAGAAATACAGATAAATTAGCgcaacttagcttagcttagcgctGCTAATGTATGCGTTCTCTGAGCACGCTGACTAAAACTAACCACAGACCTGCATctaaaactagctaacctaactattTCTCACGAGTCTAAAGTGAAGAGCTGAGAAAAGCTGGGGTTAAAGGTTTATCAgtgtatacatttttaattaaatgttaaaattaaatgtGTTGTCTGAGCCCATTAGCTTAGCTTACTGTTCTAGAAGTTTCTTAGTTAAGTAAGTTTCTGTTTCAGCTGtaggcatttttttttgtttgccttCGCATAAGAACCCGAGTAAAATTTAGGCTCATATTAAAACAAAGTCTTTCTGTGAGCTCGGTTGCTGCATTATTAGCTAGATAAATGGTTAATTAATAGGTGATCAAACTTCATTCACAgagtattcattcattcatttattcattaagaATTTATTGTGAAATGCTCCACAGCTTATTGTTAACAATGGTGGTGAAAGCTCTCTTACAGAAATGTAACTTATTGCATATAACGTTACCAGACCAACATGGTGATCTAAGAgttacagaccctttaaaagctttaaaaacctctttcactactgtacttaattttcaaaatgctgtatctactggaatattATTCTTCTCCtaattccacttttacttcactacattttgtacttttttttttttctttctaattttttccccaatttacacgaccaataacccaacccactcattaggactcccctttcactagtgatgccccaacaccaggagggtgaagacgagCATGTgcctagtgttgccaactcctcagtaaggaaagtagctattggctttaCTAAAAGTCgttagaagtcgctaaatgaggtcatcgcctaatttgcataatacctGTTTTTGAAGCTGTGAAGGGTTAACGTttgggagagaaaaaagttaataaaaaacaccctaaatttgttagaaatgttacaaataaactcTAActaatgaacaacttctgttgctttttaaataggcatgTCACTTCCTAAAATAACTTTAACATAAATTTCAggggtttttttgttttgttttgttttattttattaagttttctttatttttaaacctattatacacattgttcaatgatgagctagcttgctagatgtttagctttttataaatagacatcaccctctggagtgatgtggggagagagcaccatctacccactcagagagagcaaggccaattgtgctctttcagggagccaatggcaagctacatgaacagaattcaaactggcgatctcctgatcatagttgctgcgcttagcctgctggatcaCCCAGAGCCCTAtacatgagtttaatactttaattctgatcattttttatgtgctctatcattatttttacagtaataaaaatgttaatcatTCCAAAATCACATTATCCTTAAAGCCAGAGCGGTACATGCTCTTGATTATCAGTTAAGTGATTCAagcgatcaagctgatcttataaaaaGACCTCCCTGCTCCCATTCTGCTTTTCACGCTGAGACCTtaccactgctttctgtaataactatatAACACAgtattgtacttttactttttagtactttagtactacATCCTAAAATAATCTCCTTACAATCATTTGTTcaactttagtacttccacttgtGGTGCTAAAAGAACAcgtcaacttctactcaagttaCTGTTTTATAGAGTACTTGTAGTTTTAATCAAATCttggtctctagtactttatacatgtctgtaaAATTCCTTACAGCTCTCTTGCCATAACTTTAACTTAAGCAGTCCCTAAGTGACAGGTGTAGGTGTGGTggtttagtgctggagataaattgctcgtaaaagtgtattttttttatttatttatttattttttgcttttacagCTCTGTTGCCATCTTTTTAACAAATCAGATGCTTTAATAAACTGTTTCACATTCCATATAAGTAGTTCTgtcatgatttattatttatagttttaataTTGTTGTTGTGCCATTTATGTTGCATTAGGATTTTAATGCTGTAATATGTACAGTCATGTCCCTTTTTTACTACAGTAAGAAAAGAAACACGAGTTAGCTCTGAGACTTCGGACGAGAAATGAGAATATTGGTTGTTCTGAGATATTGGCAGGAATAGTACCttgtatttaacaaataaatgaGGGCTTAAATGAGGGGGATGTGCTCTATTTTCTTAGGGCCTGAGAGCCAGCTGCAATTAGGACTCACTGTAAACTTCAAAATATCCTCGTTTTTTGACACTGCTTTatagtccattacagtaatccaaACGATACAAAATGATGGCGTAAATGACATTTTTCACATGCTAGGAAAATATCAGTGTCATTTTCTATAAAGTGTTGTGTACCATTTAACTACACCAAGCTCTGAATGACTAATTAGTCCCATGTTTTTTAACCAGGGCCGAGTCTGGAAGCACATTTGAAAGGAAAGAAGCACCAGCACCTCTGCAGGCTGCGGAGCAAGAGGGATGCTCAGGTGGAGAGCAGCATCTATGTCAGCGGCATTAAACCGACTACATCCAGGACGGAGCTCGCTGAGTATTTTGAGCAGTTCGGCCCTGTGTCTGAAATAATCATGGACAAGGACAAGGTcagtgtgttttttaattaaagacAAGTAAGTTGTTCCAACACACACTTTtgattaaaggtctccttctgctaaaatccaatttttttttctttgtgaacAAAACAATTGGTCTCTCTGAATTGTATattcatgctgcacatgaaactcttcctcaacctccattgtctgcagtagctagtaaaagaaaattctcaaaaaaaagtcgatcaggaaaagcatccaCGTCTGTGTcaactcgtgaattagtattcatccttggcttgcgaccgccgacaggcagagctgaagctgcGCTGGAGCAGAGTGGACACTGTCTGTTACTGACTGtggttaacgttagctatcttgaataagtaactataggtttaaatcggatctccggtggattccgaGTTTTACCAAGACCCTAAATGTACAATAGGGAGGCATGGTTTGACAAGGTatcataactcgacagaacacaggTCAAaactagtgatgggacgatacacttttttcagctccgatccgataccgatataaaactgatataagatttccgataccgatacaaataccgatacttttagttttttaatagtactatgattaaggttaaataaagaggctgaaacagaccacacagcccttttaagagtatccacaggtgcatttaatgtaaatgcattcaaaagtcatttatttttcacacttcatatgcaattacacaatagtttcctttcaaataaaatgtttgaatttgtattaaatataaaaaaaagtaaaatattaaatacgttaaataataaattcagggcattttttgcaacggttgtgcaggagacttttattttgacaggtagcgtagaggattagctgcaaagctaacggctaactgtcgatgctaactgtatttccgagctaaattaatcactgttttttaataacagattgatttcttagtgccgGTTAGGGTTGGTAGtgtctgtggtttgatattagatgtggattatggctgtagttcacttaagatagttatttattacattcacaatgccggaatgattttgctagctaggctaacagactgcagatcttaatggagatggctaacggctaagtggcaatgctaactgtatttccgaactaaattaatgactgttttttaataacagatgggtgtgtttgtgctggttagtgtttgtagatgttgtggttttataggatacgtggattatgaatatagtttactccagtctgtagttcataccttcacaacaccggaatgcagctgctgtcagttcagtgctagctaggctaacagactgctggtgttaatctgtttacctctcagacgctgactttacgtgtaccgttctgctgtacagcgtttccaaagtgaaaactctcctgataatggactttttttgtagataaacagctaaagttactcagtcagccgcagactgaagctgctgggggttcagggtaaactgttaaactggaatcctgatcagggatgcgttttgtgttaacgttatggcgggtttattgttcagctcaagctttggactggaatatggatcggtaagtggatcggcagcgcccgcccgatatccgattcgtcggattacgtcaatatcggccccgataccgatattgtatcggatcggtcccatctctagtcAAAACGTGTGCCGTTTgcgtcggattttatgatatagagtggaCTCTGGTACTTTGActtggtgaaa
This genomic stretch from Astyanax mexicanus isolate ESR-SI-001 chromosome 15, AstMex3_surface, whole genome shotgun sequence harbors:
- the mki67 gene encoding proliferation marker protein Ki-67 isoform X3 codes for the protein MPLHGKIVVIKRNGADGVEFPLTASCLFGRKPECDIRIQLPQVSKEHCKIELNENKELILTNLSSVNPTCINGEKLQQSERLKHGDLITIIDRSFRFEYPPPPTPKKKRLSSADKGEAVKVLQNQQVRTTPGPTDKKISEHPSDTCLKDGSNLPTPLDQSIEASKGDGNLQKKQKTDNMSPFSELYQMVKKDLASKSPWKGADPPKSPLARPQVDQQEPRKVLESSDLSNENKKPVTPQSAKKKRRSSNVKAMDHSESVSLEDSISACPMDVSSVDTEATMPVKDTPAKQKRSSAASINSTSLEGSSTPVSRKKTPQATPQKFSADEVAQQILLEQSCKTPKSPKSRRSAGSQSQSPAVTPQKQAATQPSTGPKTPIANHSQTPTRESEESEAKQSPRTSPRANAGKRFQVQDVLRDIVATPATEDNGRNKASSKKHKCDDLPLPVPKRKRVSFGNQLSPELFDKRLPPNSPLRRGATPGRRSLGFSQKPQSLLRRASTIGLMAFHLTETVPESPTKNASPKRASSPGKSPKVQTMKTSSPAKTPSPKKQPTKPKTPTPAKSSSSPKAKTPSPKTPTPAKSASSPKAKTPSPKTPTPAKSSSSPKAKTPSPKTPTPAKSSSSPKAKTPSPKTPTPAKSSSSPKAKTPSPKTPTPATSSSSPKAKTPSPKTPTPAKSSSSPKAKTPSPKRQPKTPQLSGRISSTSVKTPLRSGGSAIQTPTTQGRFSITRIATPSPEAKAESVSVEVSREYATPKISRRSSMKASARKTPKSALKSAFEVMRSRRSGASRANLKVVRSWADIVKFGQVKPQLECGAKKAVTKKMPAKDTQAAKPKTPARRLKEDTSTGHAESPATIVVGKAYVRAAQRVGAAPKVVHNIALFKKDMKMDEDLTGVADIFKTPARRKSKRGVDCNDPPETPLSGSSLTEMSVMNTPEESGEMLVSPMSVARTTDLGYYNSEAVTRLLQDNQGADLDGSQVNDPKNEVAEPQTVVETPRLEPAPSECLTGIKKLMRTPKQKAEPIHDLRGKLLKTPKEPKQTLEENYEGVKELLKTPKQKGTPVKDLAGLKRLMRTPEVTSSPVLCATGLKNLMKTPKDSTEQEDDLTGVKQLMKTPRLKGAPVENAFGVKRLMKTPKQKGKPVEEDLTGIQQMMKTPKQKSTPVEDLTGIQQMMKTPKQMSTPVVEALAVVAEQDHDLFEVKQLVKTPRLKGAPVENAFGLKRLMKTPKQKGKPVEEDLTGIQQMMKTPKQMSTPVVEALAVVAEQDHDLSEVKQLVKTPRLKGAPVENAFGLKRLMKTPKPKGKPVEEDLTGIQQMMKTPKQQSTPVEDLTGVKRLLRTPKEKREPVENGKQRGAEVVEDFTGLAELVQEPIVDAEIAESDQIESAEMDAPVTSATTEDATEESEDKENICPVESMNNKIEAAVSIQNIPLGKEATFTPGRKSGQEKAEFTSGEVALCSDVQECAPEAVVEAASCLPTLEGEEKAELTSSPKKPRGRRAKAAQDSLEKNEHAPTVEAVPPVSAPMKGRRGKVFIELHEPVSVPSPVRKSARGRTPKTQSEDKEANQAQAVETSQDVEQMPECPPPTVKPKRGRKAEQNAVEVEAVNTVADLEATKSLVEAVPVKAKRGRGAKPEVENPLVISASQEVQELSLPKDADENINVVVELAAPEPLVKPKVSAAKVKRGRRAKQELENPPIIPVSHELAAPEVTVEEKDIAMVNTVAESEATETSAIPEVSLKSPVPVVKAKRGRRAKQELENPPVVPEVAVEEKDVVAESEPSVIPEVSLMSPIPAVKAKRGRRAKQDLENPPVLAVAHELTVPETAVENESVPPESVELQTSVETDVVKTSARTRRGRTTKKETAEPSSTAVEVDVTSSDSLVVADELPQMHVVKPGRGRRAPLKAQPREDADDQPAAAETSPAVTETEEHVETVVKNVRGSKRTKQPKSSQVLEDAQEKVEDHSEVDHDADKQTEAPVNKSVRGKRTAVIRDEPEGLVKRGRRGAAASSAEVPKPVGKPTRGRRAALKTEQKVSEVATAVDEPVKEASNLPEPKSDDLATSQASSEETVCDVETSEAPAKRGRGRYAKKGKVVAKGTSVKADDTSATEEADVENKKKASRKAVSWNSDLVASKNIETVEPPAAEDVPQQKSSRKKAEPAAKASTDDVPVSDTKQSAEPPAKGRKGRMVKKPEEQPAEKSEPAPVENVPAVRRGRAGASLDSKQDEVAAVLKRGSKRKELDVSDEATTLESLSKRRKGQADGAEAQKEVAVVGRGRRAAAKEAIEETPEVEKEQSESASKNSDNKPVRGKRKAAQEVDSISATSEEPVSETSSRRGARVQKKTEIEVSSAPVRRTRRK